The DNA sequence CCGTCCTCGATGAGGGTCTCGAAACTGGATTTCTTGCCCTCCAGCGTCTTGGTGAACGTCCGGCTCCCCTGGAGGAGCTGGGACAGCTGGGCGTCACGGCTGGAGACGGACTTGGACAGTTCCGACAGGCCGGTGGCGGCGCTGCGCACGTTCGGCGGCGAGTCCTTGAAGGTGTCGGAGATCGTTTCGAAGCTTTCGGCGAGCTTCTTGGTGTCGATGGCGTCGACCGTGCCGCTCAGGTCCTGGAACGCCTGTGTCACGTCGTACGGGGACGTGGTGCGCGCCAGCGGGATGCGGCTGCCGGGGTCCTGCCGGCCGGCGCCCAGCGGGTCGAGAGCCAGGTACTTGTCGCCGAGCAGGGTCTTGATGGCGATGGCGGCGGTGGAACGGTCGCCGACCCAGGCGTCACCGACCTCGAACGTCACCTTCACCTTGGGCCCGTCGAGGGCGACCCCCGTGACCGAGCCGACCTTGACCCCGGCGATGCGCACCTCGTCGCCGGTGCCGAGGCCTGCGGCTTCGGTGAAGTCGGCGCTGTAGGCGGTGCCCCCGCCGGCGAACGGCAGGCGGTCCACGTTGTAGGCGAGGACGGCGATCAGGGCGAGCGCGACGAGTCCGACGACGGCCACGGCGACGGGGTTGCGGGCCTTGACGGGGGTCCACCTTGGCGGGCGGCTCATCCTCGGCACCTCGATTCGGTGACGACGATGCCGGTCGGCGGCGTGGAGCCGTCGGAAGTGCTCACACCGCTCACGCGGGCCTCACAGAGGTAGAGGTTGAACCACGATCCGTACGAGGACAGCCGTGCCAGGGCGGTCATCTTGGCCGGAGTCCTGTTGAGGAAGTCCTCGATCTGCGGAGCGTGGTCGCCGAGGGTGTTCGAGAGGCGGCCCAGTTCGCCGATGCTCTGCTTCAGGGGGGCGCGCCCGTCCTCGAGGAGTCCCGCGGTCACGGTGGTCAGGTCGCCCATCGCCTGGACGGCCTTGCCCAGGGGTTTGCGGTCGTCGTTGAAGCCCGTGACGAGTTTCTGGAGGGTGACGACTAGGTCGCCGAAGGCGGCCTCGCGGGTGTTGAGCGTGTCCAGGACGACGTTCAGGTTGGTGACGACCTGACCGATCACCTGGTCCTTGGCGGCGACGGTCTGCGTGAGCGAACCGACGTGCCGGATCAGGCTGTCGACCGTGCCGCCCTCGCCTTGGAGGACCTGGACGAGCGATCCGGCGAGGTCGTTGACGTCGCTCGGCGACAGGCCCTCGAAGAGCGGTTTGAACCCGTTGAAGAGCAGCGTCATGTCGAGCGCGGGTTTCGTGCGGTCCAGCGGGATGGTGGAGCCGGGCCGCAGGATGCCGTCCACGTCACCACTGCCCCGGTCCAGGGCCACGTAGCGCTGCCCGACCATGTTGAGATACTTCACCGAGGCGGTCACCGAGCCGGGGAGCGTGCGGTCGTCGCGGATGCTGAAGCTGACCTGGGCGGTGCGCCGGTCGACGACCCGGACGTCGGTCACCTCCCCGACCTTCACGCCCGATATCCGCACGCTGTCCCCGTCGATGAGCCCGGTGACGTCGGTGAACAGCGCCTTGTACGAGCGCGTGCCGGAGCCCACGCCGGTGTTGGCGATGCTGAGCGCGAGCACGGTCGTGGCGAGGGCGGTGACCAGGACGAAGATCAAGGACTTGACCAGCGGGCCGGTCAGGGGGCGCCGTCGGGTGTGCGCGAGGTCGTTCGTCATTTGAGGATCACCTCCGTGCCGCGGTATGCGGGTCCGGCCAGCAGGCTGCTCCAGTCGGGCAGGTCGCCGGGCTGCTTCTCGGCCGCGGGCGCGAGGAGCTCGTTCAGGAACTCGTTCTCCTGCGGGGAGTTGGCGGGCCCGAGGTTCTGCTCGGCCGCCGCCGAGGCCCGCGCGGCGGGTGCCACCGGGACACCGAGGTAGGGCACGGGGTAACAGTGCGGACCGCCGCCCGAGGTGTACGAGGGGGTGTCGCGGCCGGGTACGTACGCGCCGCGTGAGGGCACGGTGACGACGTTGACGTGCAGGCCGGGCCGGTCGGTCCCCTTGCCGAGCGCCTTGTCCATGGCGGGCACGAACTCGGCGAGGGTGCGCAAGGTGCAGGGGAAGGACGAGGAGTACTCGGCGAGCAGCTCCAGGGTCGGCCTGCCGGTGGCGCTGAGCCGGATGATGTTGTTCTTGTTCTGGCGCAGGAAGGCCGTCACGTCCTGGGCGGTGCGGGTGGTGGCCCCGAGGGTGCCGGCCAGGTCGTTCTCCTTCTCGGCGAGCGTGCCGCTGGTGGTGGTGAAGTCGGTGAGCGCGGTGACGATGTCCGGGGCCACGTCCGCGTACAGGTTGCTCACCTTCACGAGTTCCCGGAGGTCCCGGTTGAGCGTGGGCAGTTCGGGGTTGAACTTCTGGAGGTGGGAGTCCAGCTGGGCGAGCGTGGCGCCGAGCTTGTCGCCGCGTCCTTCGAGGGCCCGGGAGACGGCGGACAGGGTGGCGGAGAGCTTCTGCGGCTGGACGGCGGTGAGCATCGGCAGGACGTTGTCCAGGACCTGCTGGAGTTCCACGGCGTTGCTGGACCGGTCCTCGGGGATGACGGCCCCGGCGCCGATGGGCTTCGGCGAGGGCGTCTGCGGCGGGACGAGCGCCACGAACCGTTCGCCGAACAGGGTCGTCGGCAGCATCTGGGCGCGCACGTCGGAGGGGACGTCGGCGAGGGTGGCCGGATTCATCGCGAGGGTGAGGCGCGCTCCCGAGTCGGTGGCGGCGATGGAGCGGACCTCGCCGATGACGACACCGCGCAGTTTGACCTCGGCGCCCGGGTGCATCTCGTTGCCGACGCTGCCCGTCTCGACGGTGATCGGGGTGCTGGCGGTGAACTGTTTGTCGTAGACGGCGATCGCCAGCCAGATCAGGAGCGCGGGTACCAGCAGGAAGACGACTCCGGCGAGCCGGCGACGCAGGGTCTCACCACGTGGGCTGCTCATCTCACCCCGCCACCTTCACGGTCGTGGTCGCGCCCCACAGGGCCAGCGACAGGAAGAAGTCGGTGACGCTGATGATCACGATGGCATTGCGCACGGACCGGCCCACCGCGACGCCGACTCCGGCCGGGCCGCCGGAGGCACGGAAGCCGTAGTAGCAGTGCGCGAGGATCACCATGACGCTGAAGAT is a window from the Streptomyces sp. NBC_01244 genome containing:
- a CDS encoding MCE family protein encodes the protein MSRPPRWTPVKARNPVAVAVVGLVALALIAVLAYNVDRLPFAGGGTAYSADFTEAAGLGTGDEVRIAGVKVGSVTGVALDGPKVKVTFEVGDAWVGDRSTAAIAIKTLLGDKYLALDPLGAGRQDPGSRIPLARTTSPYDVTQAFQDLSGTVDAIDTKKLAESFETISDTFKDSPPNVRSAATGLSELSKSVSSRDAQLSQLLQGSRTFTKTLEGKKSSFETLIEDGGSLLGELKDRRDAIHALLTGSRDLGTQLSGIVDDNDRRLGPTLKALSRVTKVLEKNSGQLDKTLALVGPYYRLVGNTLGSGHWFDSYLCGVVPRNYLPEASQPKTGCRPPQQKAPAKGSGA
- a CDS encoding MlaD family protein yields the protein MTNDLAHTRRRPLTGPLVKSLIFVLVTALATTVLALSIANTGVGSGTRSYKALFTDVTGLIDGDSVRISGVKVGEVTDVRVVDRRTAQVSFSIRDDRTLPGSVTASVKYLNMVGQRYVALDRGSGDVDGILRPGSTIPLDRTKPALDMTLLFNGFKPLFEGLSPSDVNDLAGSLVQVLQGEGGTVDSLIRHVGSLTQTVAAKDQVIGQVVTNLNVVLDTLNTREAAFGDLVVTLQKLVTGFNDDRKPLGKAVQAMGDLTTVTAGLLEDGRAPLKQSIGELGRLSNTLGDHAPQIEDFLNRTPAKMTALARLSSYGSWFNLYLCEARVSGVSTSDGSTPPTGIVVTESRCRG
- a CDS encoding MCE family protein; this encodes MSSPRGETLRRRLAGVVFLLVPALLIWLAIAVYDKQFTASTPITVETGSVGNEMHPGAEVKLRGVVIGEVRSIAATDSGARLTLAMNPATLADVPSDVRAQMLPTTLFGERFVALVPPQTPSPKPIGAGAVIPEDRSSNAVELQQVLDNVLPMLTAVQPQKLSATLSAVSRALEGRGDKLGATLAQLDSHLQKFNPELPTLNRDLRELVKVSNLYADVAPDIVTALTDFTTTSGTLAEKENDLAGTLGATTRTAQDVTAFLRQNKNNIIRLSATGRPTLELLAEYSSSFPCTLRTLAEFVPAMDKALGKGTDRPGLHVNVVTVPSRGAYVPGRDTPSYTSGGGPHCYPVPYLGVPVAPAARASAAAEQNLGPANSPQENEFLNELLAPAAEKQPGDLPDWSSLLAGPAYRGTEVILK